From Streptomyces qinzhouensis, one genomic window encodes:
- a CDS encoding HAD family hydrolase, protein MTRARHAPAERRFSTVVFEFGGVLTTPMDDTARNFARDTGLPEDAYRQTVAVDPAGRELYARLERGEITQERWNAEMGVRLGIDGTNLMGRALATLSPEESVVAAAAAIRAGGVRTAVLSNSMGLFPHNPYGPWQLEECHDLVVLSEQHGMRKPEPGIYALTLRLLGLPGTGCVFVDDNEENLAPARALGMTTVHATSPAVTVARLQQFLPHIPGLETQAEVVRGGTS, encoded by the coding sequence ATGACCCGGGCCCGACATGCCCCGGCGGAGCGGCGGTTCTCCACGGTGGTCTTCGAATTCGGCGGGGTGCTGACGACCCCCATGGACGACACCGCCCGCAACTTCGCCCGCGATACCGGACTTCCGGAGGACGCGTACCGGCAGACGGTCGCCGTCGACCCGGCCGGGCGGGAACTGTACGCGCGCCTGGAGCGGGGCGAGATCACCCAGGAGCGGTGGAACGCGGAGATGGGCGTCCGGCTCGGGATCGACGGCACGAATCTGATGGGCCGAGCGCTGGCGACCCTCAGCCCGGAGGAATCCGTTGTTGCCGCAGCGGCGGCGATCCGGGCGGGCGGGGTGCGCACGGCGGTGCTGTCGAACTCCATGGGCCTCTTCCCGCACAACCCGTACGGTCCGTGGCAGCTGGAGGAGTGCCACGACCTGGTCGTCCTGTCCGAACAGCACGGGATGCGCAAACCGGAGCCCGGGATCTACGCGCTCACCCTGCGCCTGCTTGGCCTCCCGGGAACGGGGTGTGTGTTCGTCGACGACAACGAGGAGAACCTGGCGCCCGCCCGGGCGCTGGGCATGACCACGGTCCACGCCACCTCCCCCGCTGTCACGGTCGCCCGGCTCCAACAGTTCCTCCCCCACATCCCCGGCCTGGAGACGCAGGCGGAGGTGGTGCGCGGTGGGACGTCATGA
- a CDS encoding 7-carboxy-7-deazaguanine synthase QueE: MSSSSVPSIPVRGQMLPVQEIFGPVPQGEGPYSGRAAVFVRLGRCNLHCPPCDSKRTWDTSLYDLEATCPPRTAEEIVSAAVTLGAGGDCLTVISGGEPLLWQRTPAWSVLLTGLPGEVHMETNGTIFPTDLTREKVAHFSVSLKTGAMGAADPVKRRIRPQVLDGFARLAEQGRAVFKFVAGDVNEVEEIAELVRTHELPRGRVWVMPLGDSAPAWEAAGRAVVERVMEHGFHFSGRLHLTLGVR; this comes from the coding sequence ATGAGCAGCAGCTCTGTTCCTTCGATACCGGTCCGGGGGCAGATGCTTCCGGTGCAGGAGATCTTCGGTCCGGTCCCCCAGGGTGAGGGCCCCTACAGCGGCCGGGCGGCAGTGTTCGTGCGGCTGGGCCGGTGCAATCTGCACTGCCCGCCGTGCGACTCGAAGCGGACCTGGGACACCAGTCTTTACGACCTCGAGGCCACCTGCCCGCCGCGCACGGCCGAGGAGATCGTCTCGGCCGCCGTGACGCTCGGTGCGGGCGGCGACTGCCTCACGGTGATCAGCGGGGGCGAGCCACTGCTGTGGCAGCGCACCCCCGCATGGTCGGTGCTCCTCACCGGATTGCCGGGCGAGGTCCATATGGAGACCAACGGCACCATCTTCCCCACCGACCTGACCCGGGAGAAGGTCGCGCACTTCAGCGTGTCCCTGAAGACCGGGGCCATGGGCGCGGCCGACCCGGTAAAGCGCCGGATCCGGCCTCAGGTCCTCGACGGCTTCGCCCGCCTCGCCGAACAGGGCCGCGCGGTCTTCAAGTTCGTCGCGGGCGATGTGAACGAGGTCGAGGAGATCGCCGAGCTCGTGCGGACCCACGAGCTTCCGCGGGGGCGGGTGTGGGTGATGCCGCTCGGCGACAGCGCCCCGGCATGGGAGGCGGCCGGACGGGCAGTGGTGGAGCGGGTGATGGAACACGGCTTCCACTTCTCCGGCCGGCTCCACCTCACCCTGGGGGTGCGCTGA
- a CDS encoding phosphoribosyltransferase — MNTPAPRGLVVTGCSRRKAPTTRPALELYGGWCFPQLRERIAHRPELRARTLIVSARHGLLTADTPVAPYEQPLTTERVAELRREVSAGLREHLARHPAEEVLLLLEPLYLRALGRMPVPVVHTVSDPAGHWPAAALVLDGWGWTALPATRAGCAGSRVFEGKRIWRMSQDAFRAAAALIAANERPFAPELVVGLARGGVPLAREAARILNVPAVEVSARHNVSDLIGIQSTGEVEVDEERLLAAVAGARRVLVADDICGTGATLRVVTTLLAAAGVEARTAVLCRNEGAAGFPLDVWVWPVADWTCFPWEAPPPDGSTLLPHPQRVHTSTAAPSFPV; from the coding sequence ATGAACACCCCCGCGCCGCGCGGCCTGGTGGTGACCGGCTGCTCCCGCCGCAAAGCCCCCACCACCCGGCCCGCGCTGGAACTGTACGGGGGGTGGTGCTTCCCGCAACTGCGGGAACGGATTGCCCACCGCCCCGAACTGCGAGCACGAACGCTGATCGTGTCCGCACGACACGGGCTTCTCACCGCAGACACCCCCGTCGCACCGTACGAGCAGCCGCTGACCACGGAGCGCGTCGCGGAGTTGCGGCGGGAGGTATCGGCCGGGCTGCGCGAGCACCTGGCCCGGCACCCGGCCGAGGAAGTGCTGCTGCTCCTGGAGCCCCTGTACTTACGGGCGCTGGGACGGATGCCGGTGCCGGTCGTGCACACGGTGAGCGACCCGGCCGGGCACTGGCCGGCCGCGGCCCTGGTGCTGGACGGGTGGGGCTGGACCGCCTTACCGGCCACGCGGGCGGGCTGTGCGGGGAGCCGGGTCTTCGAGGGGAAGCGGATCTGGCGGATGAGCCAGGACGCCTTCCGCGCGGCGGCGGCGCTCATCGCCGCGAACGAGCGGCCCTTCGCCCCCGAACTCGTCGTCGGGCTGGCCCGCGGCGGGGTCCCGCTCGCCCGTGAGGCGGCCCGGATCCTCAATGTTCCGGCTGTCGAGGTCTCGGCACGGCACAACGTCTCGGATCTGATCGGCATCCAGTCCACCGGAGAGGTCGAGGTCGACGAGGAGCGGTTGCTGGCGGCGGTCGCCGGGGCGCGCCGGGTGCTGGTCGCTGACGACATCTGCGGCACCGGCGCCACGCTGCGGGTCGTCACCACGCTTCTCGCCGCCGCGGGCGTCGAGGCCCGGACAGCGGTGCTATGCCGCAACGAGGGCGCAGCCGGCTTTCCGCTGGATGTGTGGGTGTGGCCGGTCGCGGACTGGACCTGCTTCCCCTGGGAGGCCCCGCCCCCGGACGGCTCGACGCTGCTCCCGCACCCCCAGCGCGTCCACACCTCCACCGCCGCGCCGTCCTTCCCGGTGTGA
- a CDS encoding WbqC family protein yields MNPAGSVLVVHQPAYWPWPGYFSRLLDTGQLVVLDHVQFSERGFQHRNTIAGRDGPPVRFTVPVRRRFGQPLTEVRIADEEFTGRHWRTLTAVYRRAPYWDRYADGLQTLYAQRWTHLVPLSEATIRFCLAALGIDVRLEATSSCPPAGSGTAALTNLCRRYGMGVLRVGTGALGYLDPAVLARAGIRVEVATYTHPPYGPGGRRPAGLSVLDLLMHEGPRARAVLESAARTHLWNPTIRKALA; encoded by the coding sequence ATGAACCCGGCAGGTTCGGTTCTGGTGGTGCATCAGCCCGCGTACTGGCCCTGGCCGGGCTACTTCTCCCGGCTCCTCGATACCGGACAGCTGGTGGTGCTGGACCATGTCCAGTTCTCCGAGCGGGGCTTCCAGCACCGCAACACGATCGCCGGACGCGACGGACCACCGGTCCGGTTCACCGTCCCCGTGCGGCGCCGCTTCGGCCAGCCGCTGACCGAGGTCCGGATCGCCGACGAGGAGTTCACCGGACGCCATTGGCGCACCCTCACAGCCGTGTACAGGCGGGCGCCGTACTGGGATCGGTACGCCGACGGACTCCAGACCCTGTACGCGCAACGCTGGACGCACCTGGTCCCGCTCAGCGAGGCGACCATCCGCTTCTGCCTCGCCGCCCTCGGCATCGACGTCCGTCTGGAGGCGACGAGCTCGTGTCCGCCGGCCGGTTCGGGAACGGCGGCGCTGACCAACCTGTGCCGGCGGTACGGGATGGGGGTGTTGCGGGTGGGCACCGGCGCGCTGGGCTACCTCGACCCCGCCGTGCTCGCCAGGGCGGGGATCCGGGTCGAGGTCGCCACCTACACCCATCCCCCGTACGGGCCGGGCGGGCGGCGTCCGGCCGGTCTGTCGGTGCTGGACCTCCTGATGCACGAAGGCCCCCGCGCCCGCGCCGTCCTTGAGTCCGCCGCCCGCACCCACCTGTGGAACCCGACTATCCGGAAGGCCCTGGCATGA
- the queC gene encoding 7-cyano-7-deazaguanine synthase QueC translates to MTENSGPRAVLIASGGMDSTVTAYDLAARGIGVTLLSFDYGQRHRVELEYLEKTAARMGVPHERVDLTGVGRLLAGSALTDASVEVPDGRYSDVSMRATVVANRNMIMLSVAAGLAVARGAEIVAFGAHGGDHVIYPDCRPGFFERLNGALLTGNEGFLVDEFRLEAPFLNGTKVDIVRRGHQLGVPFELTWSCYRGGAVHCGTCGTCSERQEAFALAGIVDPTRYAAPAGAMVAR, encoded by the coding sequence ATGACCGAGAACAGCGGCCCGCGGGCCGTGCTCATCGCCTCCGGCGGCATGGACAGCACAGTGACCGCCTACGACCTCGCCGCCCGCGGGATCGGGGTGACGCTGCTGTCCTTCGACTACGGGCAGCGCCACCGCGTCGAACTGGAGTACCTGGAGAAGACCGCCGCACGCATGGGCGTGCCGCACGAGCGCGTCGATCTGACCGGCGTTGGACGGCTGCTGGCCGGGTCCGCGCTCACGGACGCTTCGGTCGAGGTGCCGGACGGCCGCTACAGCGATGTATCGATGAGGGCGACGGTCGTCGCCAACCGCAACATGATCATGCTGTCGGTCGCCGCGGGGCTGGCCGTCGCCCGCGGGGCCGAGATCGTGGCGTTCGGTGCGCACGGCGGGGACCACGTCATCTACCCCGACTGCCGCCCGGGGTTCTTCGAGCGGTTGAACGGGGCCCTGCTGACGGGAAACGAGGGTTTCCTCGTGGACGAGTTCCGGCTGGAGGCGCCGTTCCTGAACGGGACGAAGGTGGACATCGTCCGCCGCGGGCACCAGCTCGGCGTGCCGTTCGAGCTGACCTGGTCCTGTTATCGGGGCGGGGCGGTGCACTGCGGGACGTGCGGGACGTGCAGTGAGCGCCAGGAGGCGTTCGCCCTCGCCGGCATCGTGGACCCCACGCGCTACGCGGCCCCGGCCGGCGCAATGGTGGCCCGGTGA
- the folE gene encoding GTP cyclohydrolase I produces MTTFAPPDGPARARIDQSRVADLYRQLLTELGEDPARDGLTDTPERVARWWAEFLEYNPGRTDTVFTHETAMAGGDELVVVSGITVDSLCEHHLQPMTLTVSAGYRPGGQVIGLSKIARIAVARGHRLQLQERIVNGIATDLLKATGSPDVAVAATGSHACMSARGIRATGALTTSSSLHGVFAQPGPPADWFRATALGGPR; encoded by the coding sequence ATGACGACCTTCGCACCCCCCGACGGCCCGGCTCGGGCTCGGATCGACCAGTCGCGCGTCGCCGACCTCTACCGCCAGTTGCTGACCGAGCTCGGCGAGGACCCCGCCCGCGACGGCCTCACCGACACTCCGGAGCGGGTGGCCCGCTGGTGGGCGGAGTTCCTGGAGTACAACCCGGGCCGCACCGACACCGTCTTCACCCACGAGACGGCCATGGCCGGCGGGGACGAGTTGGTGGTCGTGTCCGGGATCACCGTGGACTCCCTGTGCGAGCACCACCTGCAGCCCATGACCCTCACGGTGAGCGCCGGGTACCGGCCGGGCGGGCAGGTGATCGGGCTGTCGAAGATCGCGCGGATCGCCGTCGCGCGCGGCCACCGGCTCCAGTTGCAGGAGCGGATCGTGAACGGCATCGCCACCGACCTGCTGAAGGCGACCGGCTCGCCCGATGTGGCGGTCGCCGCGACCGGCAGCCACGCGTGCATGAGCGCCCGCGGCATCCGCGCCACCGGCGCCCTCACCACCTCTTCCAGCCTGCACGGCGTCTTCGCCCAGCCCGGCCCGCCGGCCGACTGGTTCCGCGCCACCGCCCTCGGCGGCCCCCGATGA
- a CDS encoding 6-pyruvoyl trahydropterin synthase family protein, producing the protein MSGVWRIGKVFRFEAARETGGSLDGHSFTAEAVLSASRLDEVGFVVDFGRLASLKKYIDAVLDHQVLNGQVPDVTDTGIAAHLTAWAREHLPPDVAPVLEGVRVRPGRARPGPGAATVEFGAAHRLRGLPAGHPCGRFHGHSYLITVPRTPGDQESPAPIPQRLRRYVAGVLDGSVLNDVVAFNPTSELLAEHFAAQLGPAPKVGPVAVRVSETETSWAEYTRSPR; encoded by the coding sequence GTGAGCGGGGTGTGGCGGATCGGGAAGGTCTTCCGTTTCGAGGCGGCCCGCGAGACCGGGGGGAGCCTGGACGGGCACTCCTTCACCGCGGAGGCGGTCCTGTCCGCGAGCAGGCTGGATGAGGTGGGGTTCGTCGTCGACTTCGGGCGGCTGGCCTCGCTGAAGAAATACATCGACGCGGTCCTCGATCACCAGGTCCTCAACGGCCAGGTCCCGGATGTCACCGACACAGGGATCGCCGCGCATCTCACCGCCTGGGCACGGGAGCATCTGCCCCCGGACGTCGCCCCGGTGCTGGAGGGCGTGCGGGTGCGGCCCGGCCGGGCCCGCCCGGGCCCCGGAGCCGCGACGGTGGAGTTCGGGGCGGCGCACCGGCTGCGCGGCCTGCCTGCCGGGCACCCGTGCGGAAGGTTCCACGGCCACTCCTATCTCATCACCGTCCCCCGCACCCCGGGGGACCAGGAGAGTCCTGCGCCCATCCCTCAGCGGTTGCGGAGGTACGTCGCCGGGGTGCTGGACGGGTCGGTCCTCAACGACGTGGTCGCCTTCAACCCCACCTCAGAGCTCCTCGCCGAGCACTTTGCCGCCCAGCTCGGCCCGGCCCCGAAGGTCGGCCCGGTCGCGGTGCGGGTGTCGGAGACGGAAACGAGCTGGGCCGAGTACACCCGGAGTCCCCGATGA
- a CDS encoding XRE family transcriptional regulator, whose protein sequence is METTSHPLALARLAAGMTRVEFAARVRAAAARRGLRSGTDKHRVRKWEVADVTPDAEAQLYIAEVLGIPARAVTPAQWPNWLPAAVVPLGPASTVPALREALRTVDRRSFITAVPAAATVALAADWAHATPSALTAAARDGKPIGDDVVELLEDGARRLTGLVTEQRQHMAALLDSHLTTVTDLIAQGRYPHRLGIRLHRLAASLAQTVGWWRFDHGRHHDATVYWTAALHSAHALADPDLGANTLGDLAYQAAWRRDHSTAATLLRHALSRAEHPAAQALLQLRYARALAAQGEKRETLRALDAAEYLLGVSASRPRPAFCTWLSEADLAVDSGQALLQLGDTRRAHRLIAEGQRLLPASRAKTAAVFRTYQAASDLERGEPERAAEAALASVLVARRIGAPRCEQLVKDLVPRFQRYRSAEGVPELLDLARAT, encoded by the coding sequence GTGGAGACCACCAGTCACCCGCTCGCGCTGGCCCGCCTCGCCGCCGGCATGACCCGGGTCGAATTCGCGGCCCGCGTCCGGGCCGCCGCCGCCCGGCGGGGCCTGCGCTCAGGCACCGACAAGCACCGGGTCCGCAAGTGGGAAGTCGCGGACGTCACCCCCGACGCGGAGGCCCAGCTGTACATCGCCGAAGTCCTCGGCATCCCGGCCCGCGCGGTCACCCCGGCCCAGTGGCCCAACTGGCTCCCGGCGGCCGTGGTCCCCCTCGGCCCGGCCAGTACCGTTCCCGCTCTGCGAGAGGCATTGAGAACTGTGGACCGCCGATCCTTCATCACCGCCGTCCCGGCCGCCGCCACCGTCGCCCTCGCCGCTGACTGGGCCCACGCCACGCCCAGCGCCCTGACCGCCGCTGCCCGTGACGGCAAACCCATCGGGGATGACGTTGTCGAACTGCTGGAGGACGGGGCTCGCCGCCTCACCGGTCTGGTCACCGAGCAGCGCCAGCACATGGCAGCCCTGCTGGACTCCCACCTCACCACCGTGACCGACCTCATCGCCCAGGGCCGATACCCCCACCGGCTCGGAATCCGCCTCCACCGGCTCGCCGCCTCCCTGGCGCAGACCGTCGGCTGGTGGCGCTTCGACCACGGCCGCCACCACGACGCCACCGTCTACTGGACCGCAGCCCTCCACAGCGCCCACGCCCTCGCGGATCCGGATCTCGGCGCCAACACGCTGGGCGACCTCGCCTACCAAGCGGCCTGGCGCCGCGACCACAGCACCGCCGCCACCCTCCTGCGCCACGCCCTCAGCCGCGCCGAACACCCCGCTGCCCAGGCACTGCTCCAGCTCCGGTACGCTCGCGCGCTGGCCGCCCAGGGAGAGAAGCGGGAAACCCTCCGGGCCCTGGACGCCGCCGAGTACCTCCTCGGCGTCTCAGCCTCCCGGCCCCGGCCCGCGTTCTGCACCTGGCTCTCCGAAGCCGACCTTGCGGTCGATTCCGGCCAGGCACTCCTGCAACTCGGCGACACCCGCCGCGCGCACCGGCTCATCGCCGAAGGACAGCGCCTCCTGCCCGCCAGCCGCGCGAAAACCGCGGCCGTCTTCCGTACCTACCAGGCCGCATCCGACCTGGAACGCGGCGAACCGGAACGCGCCGCGGAAGCCGCCCTCGCATCCGTCCTCGTCGCCCGCCGGATCGGCGCGCCGCGTTGCGAACAGCTCGTCAAGGACCTCGTCCCCCGCTTCCAGCGTTACCGCAGCGCCGAGGGTGTCCCCGAACTCCTCGACCTCGCCCGCGCTACCTGA
- a CDS encoding site-specific integrase produces the protein MSTWHVVRVPDPERWGTLPLGGVLGVQDLPTAVSQIRLMPGDPVFVRPDGIVDSGLLDFVRSKEFRNLERESKRNYATDIRILLDFLSSRGVSWQRATEQDLADFRDWRCRAQENPQRVGGTKWNREAAAFTKLFKWGKVYPLPVDVSRREDRAADSVSARVSWLTPRTWGLWSDVGLRGHTRAGVAAAGWDSRTEIRNTSFVQLLLSSGLRRQEGGSLLTFELPTQHLRHGRYLHGRIAGAVTRAKNTRTFYASRDAVGQVEAYVQSERAWAVQRAQAAGCYDRLTTMRLVTSVTRGIKPKVEWVDANGVVGGQELSLLGWRERRSLFLEGPDGPEPAWLWLTEQGLPMEPDRWNGVFRNANLRCESVLLNEEERKVDRNFRLSNVRGKSPYGTPHAARHSMALYMLILLNELFESRYGLTKADLRDFAMLFGDPWWLVKTLLGHSDVETTKRHYLAPVSHLQLESILAAAETTADGQDVESLDDVFARLARETQGIQDIDSLLDVAS, from the coding sequence TTGAGTACGTGGCATGTGGTGCGGGTACCGGATCCAGAGCGGTGGGGGACGCTCCCACTTGGTGGTGTGCTGGGGGTACAGGACCTGCCGACGGCGGTGTCCCAGATCCGGTTGATGCCGGGGGACCCTGTATTCGTTCGACCGGACGGCATAGTTGATTCGGGCCTGCTGGATTTTGTCCGCTCCAAGGAATTCCGGAACCTGGAACGGGAATCCAAGCGAAATTACGCGACGGATATTCGCATTCTTCTTGACTTCCTGTCTTCGCGCGGGGTGTCGTGGCAGCGGGCGACCGAGCAGGATCTCGCGGACTTCCGTGACTGGCGGTGCCGAGCTCAGGAGAACCCCCAACGGGTCGGTGGTACGAAGTGGAACCGTGAGGCGGCGGCGTTCACCAAGCTGTTCAAGTGGGGCAAGGTCTATCCTCTGCCGGTAGACGTGTCTCGGCGAGAGGACCGGGCCGCAGACTCGGTCAGTGCGCGGGTGTCGTGGCTGACGCCGCGGACATGGGGCCTGTGGTCGGACGTCGGGCTGCGCGGCCACACCCGGGCTGGGGTGGCGGCGGCGGGGTGGGATTCGCGGACGGAGATCCGCAACACCAGTTTCGTGCAGCTTCTGCTGAGTTCGGGCCTGCGTCGGCAGGAGGGTGGTTCGCTGCTGACGTTCGAGTTGCCGACCCAGCATCTGCGGCACGGCCGCTACTTGCATGGCCGGATCGCGGGCGCGGTGACGAGGGCGAAGAACACCCGCACGTTCTACGCATCCAGGGACGCTGTCGGCCAGGTCGAGGCGTATGTCCAGTCGGAGCGGGCCTGGGCCGTTCAGCGGGCCCAGGCTGCGGGCTGCTACGACCGGCTGACGACGATGCGGCTGGTCACGAGCGTGACACGCGGGATCAAGCCGAAGGTGGAATGGGTGGACGCCAACGGCGTCGTCGGCGGGCAGGAGCTGAGCCTCTTGGGCTGGCGCGAGCGACGGTCGTTGTTTCTGGAAGGGCCGGACGGGCCGGAGCCGGCTTGGTTGTGGCTGACTGAGCAGGGCCTGCCCATGGAGCCGGATCGCTGGAACGGCGTGTTCAGGAACGCGAACCTGCGCTGCGAGAGTGTCCTGCTCAACGAGGAGGAACGGAAGGTCGACCGGAACTTCCGGCTGTCGAACGTCCGCGGCAAGAGCCCGTACGGCACCCCACATGCCGCCAGGCATTCTATGGCGCTCTACATGCTGATCCTGCTGAACGAGCTGTTCGAGTCCCGGTACGGTCTGACGAAGGCGGACCTGCGTGACTTCGCCATGCTGTTCGGCGATCCGTGGTGGTTGGTGAAGACCCTCCTGGGGCACTCCGACGTGGAGACCACGAAGCGGCACTATCTCGCACCCGTTTCGCACCTGCAGCTGGAGTCCATCCTGGCGGCCGCGGAGACCACTGCCGACGGCCAAGACGTCGAAAGCCTGGACGACGTCTTCGCGCGCCTCGCTCGGGAGACGCAGGGCATCCAGGACATTGACAGCCTCCTCGATGTGGCTTCGTGA
- a CDS encoding PIG-L deacetylase family protein, with protein MIFGLPPGSTVLVVAPHPDDETLGAGGTIARLTMAGVTVHVLVIACRSHPGSDPVVRAGELDQACTVLGVASQHIAFPGGEAATDPGSRMAEVVHLIESGPGPSLRVLRPAGLLIPAAGSFHQDHRAVHDAGLAAARPSGHAPSLVLGYRGPEDTLWTAGPTARGTVAVDTGGVWETKAKALAAYTTQMRDDPHPRSVETIAALDRAAGASAGTAMAEMFVPYRLVAR; from the coding sequence ATGATCTTCGGATTACCGCCAGGCAGTACGGTGCTGGTCGTCGCGCCGCATCCGGACGACGAGACCCTCGGCGCGGGCGGTACGATCGCCCGCCTCACGATGGCCGGTGTCACGGTCCATGTCTTGGTGATCGCCTGCCGCAGCCACCCGGGCAGCGACCCCGTGGTGCGCGCCGGCGAACTCGACCAGGCGTGCACCGTGCTCGGCGTCGCCTCCCAACACATCGCCTTCCCCGGTGGCGAGGCGGCGACCGACCCGGGCAGCCGGATGGCCGAGGTGGTACACCTGATCGAGTCCGGCCCCGGGCCGAGCCTGCGCGTGCTGCGCCCGGCCGGGCTGCTGATCCCGGCCGCAGGTTCATTCCATCAGGACCACCGGGCCGTCCACGACGCCGGTCTCGCCGCCGCCCGTCCCTCCGGGCACGCCCCCTCCCTGGTGCTCGGCTACCGCGGTCCCGAGGACACCCTCTGGACCGCCGGACCCACGGCGCGGGGGACGGTGGCGGTGGACACCGGCGGGGTGTGGGAGACGAAGGCGAAGGCCCTGGCCGCCTATACCACCCAGATGCGCGACGATCCGCACCCCCGGAGCGTGGAGACGATCGCCGCCCTGGACCGGGCGGCCGGGGCGTCGGCCGGCACCGCCATGGCCGAGATGTTCGTCCCGTACCGGCTGGTGGCCCGATGA